TAATACGAGCCACTGAGTAAGATCGATGATATTAACATGTTGTGGAGACATCGGGTGTTTAGGGTGAtatcatcaaaatcaaggtCCGTCCATTGAGAAAGGTTGTTTACATCAACCGTCCGATAAAAGCATCTGGAAAAGTGATCCTCGCATAAATGGACCCGAGACGAAAAGAACCGGGGgagaaccaaaaaaaaaatgcagGGGAAAGTTGGTCAGGGCAAAGGCAAAGGACGTGAATCGGAACCAAATATCAAGACGCCACCTACCATTTGCAATCGGAAGCCATCTATCCTGCTCCTTCACCTCGAACTCGCTCGGGTGTCCCTGCACGTCGTGATGGTCCTTGTCCatgtgatcttgatcttctcccgAATGCGCCTCAGGGTCAAGTTCAGCGTCCCTTAAAAGAGAGGTCGACATGATTATAAGTGGTGTAGATAGTTGCGGTGGATCCTCGGCTTGGGCGTCAATACCGATGTTTCGCGTGCTCTGTTGTCAGACCACGTCAGATCACAATGCCGGGCGATCTGTTCCAAGCAGCGCAGAATCGACGGTTCCAAAAGTCCACAGGATTGTATTGGCTGGGTACAAGCCACTTCGCAGTAGCGTTAAAGATAGCGTCAGCCCAGGGGGCGGGTTAACAATAACGCAAGATGCTGGCTCTATGCACTCAATAGCACCAATTAGCCTCGTGTTTCGGGAATGGCATGGAGCACTTCTAGGGACAGAAATTCGACTGCAGTCTAGTTACGCGACCACTCACCCGCTGTATAGAGTACCGACACTAAATATGCGCCTCAAGTAGTCGGGTTTTGGACTAGTGAAGCTGATGCGGGTATCGCGCCATGACCTCGGGAAGGGTTAGATTAGGGGAGAGCCCATCTTTCCAAATCGCAAGTCGCGTAAGGAAGAGAGCTTTAGGGATATTTAGTGCGCTTATTCTGGTTCGTCTCTGATTAGAGCTAAAGTTAAGGTGTTGTGCGTGGATCTGGGGAGGTCAATTGGCGAACCAGAGGTCCTGGCAGATCTGTGGTCATTTTGGTCACTTCACGCCGGTGGACTTGGATCAGCCTTTCAAGACAAAGCACAAATAAAACACCGATGTCTTGAAGATAAACTGACGGAGACAAAGAAAGAGAACTAATAAAATCACGTACTATTCAAATACATGGCCTATCGGCGGATTGATATACTGGTGTGCAACTTGTCTTACTATCCTCACCGATCTACCACTAGAAGCTGGGATCATACATGTATCTAGATCCTCATTGCCTCCTTTGCTATTGCATTAAGTTAGGTTCTTTAGGGCCCAACATAATAGATTGCCTTGATTATTTGCTGTTTAGTCAGGCATCAAGGCTTGCATCCTGAAGTATCCCAAGCACCTACATCGATGTACTTAAGCACATCCAATTTTGTACACGTCTTAAAGGCTTGACTAGATGGTTCCAGTTAGGCATCAACTATGCCGTTTCTTCAAGTTTACTTGGGCTGATATCTGCAAACTCCAGACTCAGCCATCTCATGGCATGACTGAGGTCCGAGAGCCCCAGCTGAAACACTCATGAATCAAACATGATGGgtatttgttttttttttactaaAACAAGGAGCTAATCTTGCAAGGTTGACATCAAAGCACAAATCAACGCTGCATTATGTCTAGTTTTTTGTTGTTCCCAGTAACGCCGGTAGCCTATTGCTCTTGCACTTAGATAGCACCACCCGGGAACACGTAAATCGAAAGTATACAGATAAAAGAAATACCATTAAGGCTGCACAACCTGAatgttgttcttcttctgcaaGGTGGATAGTAAGGTCAGCACTACTCGTGTAAAGTTCTCCGGAAATGGTTTGAGGCTGAGGAATAGCCACAAAACAGGATATGCGCTTACCTTCCAGTTATCCAGCTCACCCTGCTTTGACTTGTACTGCTTGAGCATGTCCTCCAAAACTTGCTTCAACCCATCCGAGTTGGTCTTCAGTGTAGGAAGCACATCTTTGACAGTGCgctcaaccaaaacgccattcACCACGCGGAAACATTTGCGGTCTGCGGGGAGAGGGTCGAGGGTTTCAATCACAAGTCTTAGAAGGTTAGCTTTATGCATATTCGTTGAGATATCGCTTGGTTTGGTCCGCTCGTGGTGTAGCCCCCGATCCAACCCTAGCATTATCCTACTCTGCTGGAACAGCGCATAACCAGGATAGTGACTCACTTGTGTTCTTCTGCCTCTTGCTCAATATCACCAATCTTTTGGGCTAATTGCTGAAGGGTATTCTTGAAGTTGGTGTATTGGTGCTGAAGCTCTGGATTGAGGGGCTTGCGTCAACTTTTGTAAATTCTCAGGGTTTCGCAGGGACAAGAGAGGAAAAGCATACCCTGCTGCTTCTTGGGGTCAATCTGTTTCTGGCTAGACATGATGGCTGTTTGACAGGGTGTGGTCGGCACGTGGAAGCTCGAGAAATTAAGATGACGATGCGGGGCGGTTGCTTTGGTGTTGGCAGAGGCCATTATGTACAGTAGAAGTTCTGATGCGCCTTACACCCATGCACAACCTACTTTAGCTCTGAATCTCACACTGATCTACTCAACTTTCAGATTAGCCTCATACATCAGTGGAATCATTTTTGATTTAACTCTAGAATACCATATGCGTGCTCTTCATGAAGCAGGTTAGAGACCACGTGACTGAAATTGCAATTTGCACTGTTTGGTTGCGATGGTGAGAAGACGATCATTTCGCTCTACAAATTTTAGATGTTTTTCTAAAATGAAATTGAAATGGCTACTTGATGCTGCCTTGGTCGGACTGCTAAAAATCTATCTCTTTAAAATGTAGAAGCCATGTCCTGCTGATGTCATTGTCTGTTTGAAAGACTGGAAACTGGACTCCCAGGGCGGTGGCGAGCTTCTGGCAATAAATGGCGGTGAGGGGCTAGCGCTAGCCACAGTCAGTAGGAAAGAGGTTCAACTCCGCGGAATCACTTTATCATACACCCAACCCCGCGCAGACCAGACAGACTCATACATTGCAAATTACTCCAGTCTTAAACCTGGCTCACAAGCCTGGCTGAGCAACATGTCTCGCAACGATATGGGTCCTCCGGCCAAAAGGCACAAGGGCTTCGGACACCTCCCTCCAGGCCTACGCGACGCAAAACGAAAGGACATTGACAACTGGGAAACCAATCGAATGCTCACCTCTGGCGTGGCGCAACGACGAGATCATGAGGGCGACTTCATGctggaagacgaagaagcgaCTCGAGTTCATTTGCTCGTCCACGACCTCAAGCCGCCTTTTCTCGATGGTCGCACGATCTTCACGAAGCAGTTGGAGCCGATCTCTGCTGTTCGTGATCCGCAAAGTGACATGGCGGTATTTAGTCGGAAGGGAAGCAGAGTCGTTAATGAGCGCCGACAGCAGCGCGAACGACAAAAGCAAGCACAGGAGGCGACAAATATCGCTGGCACAGCCCTGGGCAACTTCATGGGAATCAAAGAAGACGAGGGAGACAGCGCGGTCGCTGAGCCTATCGAGGAAACCTACAGAGGAGGAAATAAATTTGCCAAGCATATGAAGAAAGGCGGTGGTGGCGCCAGCGCTTTCAGCAGTAGCAAGACCATGCGCGAACAGAGAGAGTATCTGCCCGCCTTTGCTGTGCGTGAAGATCTCATGAGGGTCATTCGGGACAACCAAGTTGTGGTGGTCGTTGGAGAGACTGGATCTGGAAAAACCACCCAGCTAACCCAATTCCTACACGAGGATGGCTACTCCAAGTTCGGTATGATCGGATG
The nucleotide sequence above comes from Penicillium digitatum chromosome 1, complete sequence. Encoded proteins:
- a CDS encoding Prefoldin, with protein sequence MSSQKQIDPKKQQELQHQYTNFKNTLQQLAQKIGDIEQEAEEHKLVIETLDPLPADRKCFRVVNGVLVERTVKDVLPTLKTNSDGLKQVLEDMLKQYKSKQGELDNWKKKNNIQVVQP